A portion of the Streptomyces sp. YPW6 genome contains these proteins:
- a CDS encoding aldo/keto reductase, protein MGAVGLGCMPMSWGYSASQRIGDRSVRTVHAALDAGVRLLDTADMYGPFTNELLVGRALKGRREEAFVSTKCGLLVGDQHIVANGRPGYVRRACDASLRRLQTDVIDLYQLHRADPEVPVEETWGAMAELVTAGKVRSLGLCAVGARAPRRSGEGPFEGTIRQLERIQQVFPVSAVEAELSVWSREALTELLPWCGARGVGLLAAMPLGSGYLTGTLKPGQGFEPEDLRARHPRFTAEVMAANQPVVAGLRRVAERRGATVAQVALAWVLRRGPHVVPVPGAKREQWAVENAGAARVVLDDRDLAEIDALPAARESWD, encoded by the coding sequence GTGGGCGCGGTCGGGCTGGGCTGCATGCCGATGAGCTGGGGCTACAGCGCGTCGCAGCGGATCGGGGACCGTTCGGTACGGACGGTGCACGCGGCACTGGACGCGGGCGTCCGGCTGCTTGACACCGCGGACATGTACGGCCCGTTCACCAATGAGCTGCTGGTGGGGCGGGCCTTGAAGGGCCGCCGCGAGGAGGCGTTCGTCTCCACCAAGTGCGGCTTGCTGGTGGGTGATCAGCACATCGTCGCGAACGGCCGGCCCGGGTACGTCCGGCGCGCCTGCGACGCCTCGCTGCGGCGGCTCCAGACCGACGTGATCGACCTGTACCAGCTGCACCGGGCCGACCCCGAGGTGCCGGTGGAGGAGACCTGGGGCGCGATGGCGGAGCTGGTCACCGCGGGCAAGGTGCGCTCGCTGGGGCTGTGCGCCGTGGGGGCGCGCGCCCCGCGCAGGTCGGGCGAGGGGCCGTTCGAGGGAACGATCCGGCAGTTGGAACGGATTCAGCAGGTGTTCCCGGTCAGCGCCGTCGAGGCGGAGCTGTCGGTGTGGTCGCGGGAGGCGCTCACGGAGTTGCTCCCGTGGTGCGGGGCGCGCGGGGTCGGACTGCTGGCCGCGATGCCGCTGGGGAGCGGCTATCTGACCGGGACGCTCAAGCCCGGACAGGGGTTCGAACCGGAGGATCTGCGGGCCCGGCACCCGCGGTTCACGGCCGAGGTGATGGCGGCGAACCAGCCCGTGGTGGCCGGTCTGCGGCGGGTCGCGGAGCGCCGGGGGGCGACCGTGGCCCAGGTGGCGCTGGCGTGGGTGCTGCGCCGGGGGCCGCACGTGGTGCCGGTGCCGGGGGCGAAGCGGGAGCAGTGGGCGGTGGAGAACGCCGGGGCGGCACGGGTGGTCCTGGACGACCGCGACCTGGCCGAGATCGACGCGCTGCCCGCCGCCCGCGAGTCCTGGGACTGA
- a CDS encoding sorbosone dehydrogenase family protein, with translation MRGALFGRAQSPAVRRGAVAALASAALLLSAACSGDGDGGASGGPAGSPTASGSASAAAPSRPADLPPEKGSAKVVSTLTEDLRSPWGLAALPGGDLLVSSRDEGTIHRIDGESGKQTLLGSVPGAAPAGEGGLLGLAVPSTFGADQLVYAYVTTASDNRIVRMSYDEKRPAGRQLGAPDTVLRGIPKGRIHNGGRIAFGPDKMLYAGTGEAGDTELSQDKESLAGKILRMTPDGEPVHGNPEADSVVYSYGHRNVQGLAWDAEKRLWAAEFGQNTWDELNLIEPGGNYGWPEVEGEGGEEGFIDPVAQWKTSEASPSGIAYAEGSIWMAGLRGERLWRIPLSGEKAGEPLADPQAFLEGEHGRLRTVVSAGSDRLWLVTSNTDGRGTTKPGDDRVLQVEVE, from the coding sequence GTGCGAGGTGCTCTGTTCGGACGTGCGCAGTCCCCGGCCGTGCGCAGGGGGGCGGTGGCCGCGCTGGCGTCGGCCGCCCTGCTGCTGTCCGCCGCGTGTTCCGGCGACGGGGACGGTGGTGCGTCCGGTGGGCCCGCCGGATCCCCGACCGCCTCGGGCTCCGCCTCCGCGGCCGCGCCGAGCCGCCCGGCGGACCTGCCGCCCGAGAAGGGCTCGGCGAAGGTCGTCTCGACGCTGACGGAGGACCTCCGGTCGCCGTGGGGTCTGGCCGCGCTGCCGGGCGGTGACCTGCTGGTGTCCTCGCGGGACGAGGGCACGATCCACCGGATCGACGGCGAGAGCGGGAAGCAGACGCTGCTGGGCTCGGTGCCCGGGGCCGCCCCGGCCGGCGAGGGCGGGCTGCTCGGACTGGCCGTCCCGTCCACGTTCGGCGCGGACCAGCTGGTGTACGCGTACGTCACCACCGCGTCCGACAACCGGATCGTCCGGATGAGTTACGACGAGAAGCGCCCCGCGGGCCGGCAGCTCGGCGCCCCGGACACCGTGCTGCGCGGTATCCCCAAGGGCCGCATCCACAACGGCGGCCGGATCGCCTTCGGCCCGGACAAGATGCTGTACGCGGGCACGGGCGAGGCCGGGGACACGGAGCTGTCGCAGGACAAGGAGTCGCTGGCGGGCAAGATCCTGCGGATGACCCCGGACGGCGAGCCGGTACACGGCAATCCGGAGGCGGACTCGGTGGTGTATTCGTACGGTCACCGCAATGTGCAGGGGCTCGCCTGGGACGCCGAGAAGCGGCTGTGGGCCGCCGAGTTCGGGCAGAACACCTGGGACGAGCTGAATCTGATCGAGCCCGGCGGCAACTACGGCTGGCCCGAGGTCGAGGGCGAGGGGGGCGAGGAGGGGTTCATCGACCCGGTGGCGCAGTGGAAGACCTCGGAGGCCTCCCCCAGCGGGATCGCGTACGCGGAGGGCTCGATCTGGATGGCCGGGCTGCGCGGTGAGCGGCTGTGGCGGATTCCGCTGTCCGGCGAGAAGGCCGGGGAACCTCTCGCGGACCCCCAGGCGTTCCTGGAGGGGGAGCACGGCCGTCTGCGCACGGTGGTGAGCGCGGGGAGCGACCGCCTGTGGCTGGTCACCAGCAACACGGACGGCCGGGGCACGACGAAGCCCGGGGACGACAGGGTCCTCCAGGTCGAGGTGGAGTAG
- a CDS encoding DUF6191 domain-containing protein → MFSFFEELFAPGRKHTSDERKRLELSRIDQGVGDPHRGPIDLASGKVTVRPPGRDTDRGTDPRTDRGMGAGTDRGSGRDTDGSMGSGAEADRGADADRGMGTCAEDGEAEGDGGNA, encoded by the coding sequence GTGTTCAGTTTCTTCGAGGAGCTCTTCGCGCCGGGGCGCAAGCACACCTCCGACGAGCGCAAGCGGCTGGAGCTGAGCCGGATCGATCAGGGCGTCGGCGATCCGCACCGGGGACCGATAGATCTGGCCTCGGGAAAGGTCACCGTGCGTCCCCCGGGCAGGGACACGGACCGGGGCACGGACCCGCGCACGGATCGGGGCATGGGCGCGGGCACGGACCGGGGCTCGGGCAGGGACACGGACGGGAGCATGGGCTCGGGCGCGGAAGCGGACCGGGGCGCGGACGCGGACCGGGGCATGGGCACTTGTGCGGAGGACGGAGAAGCCGAGGGGGACGGCGGGAACGCCTGA
- a CDS encoding helix-turn-helix transcriptional regulator: protein MITLREMTPAASHAYAMLGGVETRSVSPVFVGRAEELASLTGALARAASGDPQALLIGGEAGVGKTRLVEQFVSAAERRDAVVAVGSCVEIGADGLPFAPFPTALRALRRALPEEMAAACAGKEGELARLLPELGEVHRDATDEHSTARLFELAGRLLEQISADRPVVLVLEDLHWADASTRHLLAYLFRTLSTGRLMVVGTYRADDIHRRHPLRPLLAELDRLRTVTRVELDRFSHDEVGRQLAGILAEVPEAALVDEIFERSDGNAFFVEELAGSLACCGDSSGLSESLRDLLLVRVEALPEHAQRIARIVAEGGSFVEHELLAAVAGLGEDDLDAALRAAVGANLLQPAPDNDGYRFRHSLVREAVSDDLLPGERTRVNRRYAEVLEADPSLVRDDERATRLASYWYAAHDAAKALPAVLRAAVEARRRYAYSEQLRLLERAMELWDDVPGEVLATLRPFDYAEVYPASGCDPENAPLRYLDVMAEATVAAHFGGDRKRALAISKKAMRVLAAEADPLREAWFLVQRSRLMQGLDKGDGWEELAAAQELVRGLPPSSVQADVLTNVASWRALHQPGPQALEDSDRAVEYARLVGDEYIELHARLTRGWLVADAGGVEEGLAEMYAVRDRAEQLHLMNLLGRVSINLPSSLEAMGRSLEAVAAADHGIGICHSHGLADSGAWVHANQSQSLFSLGHWERSATAAASAARLALGPRAKGLAALRRTELAVARGDTTEAEEQLALVRRHFGHRDPQHQHTIDPTRHGMVLAASQGRLADARTAFQVLARAGFPPGTQRYALPLLQTAAMIEADARGLPAAEPDRPELLALIRRCLKTLPMLVPVWQAYGVFIEAELARAEGTDTPGHWARAAEAFDPLCRPYQLAQIHRRWAESLLIAPGCRSTATALLHRAQEAARRLGARPLAEAVDQLAARARIALDDSGTALGPDAGIPPAVLVPASAADGSGGPPAEEEDPAVAAVASFGLTPREQDVHRLVAAGHTNRRIAEELFISPKTASVHVSNILAKLGVSSRGEAAALAHRLRLYPAA from the coding sequence ATGATCACCCTGCGAGAAATGACTCCCGCCGCCTCGCACGCGTATGCGATGCTCGGCGGCGTGGAGACCAGGTCAGTCAGCCCCGTGTTCGTCGGGCGCGCCGAGGAGCTCGCCTCGCTCACCGGGGCGCTCGCGCGGGCCGCTTCCGGCGATCCGCAGGCGCTGCTGATCGGCGGTGAGGCGGGTGTCGGCAAGACCCGCCTCGTCGAGCAGTTCGTCTCGGCGGCCGAGCGGCGCGACGCCGTGGTCGCCGTCGGCTCCTGCGTCGAGATCGGGGCCGACGGGCTGCCGTTCGCGCCGTTCCCGACCGCCCTGCGCGCCCTGCGCCGGGCCCTGCCCGAGGAGATGGCCGCCGCCTGCGCCGGCAAGGAGGGCGAGCTGGCCCGCCTCCTGCCCGAGCTGGGCGAGGTCCACCGGGACGCCACCGACGAGCACAGCACCGCCCGCCTCTTCGAACTCGCCGGACGCCTGCTGGAGCAGATCTCCGCCGACCGCCCGGTCGTGCTCGTCCTGGAGGACCTGCACTGGGCGGACGCCTCCACCCGACACCTGCTCGCCTATCTCTTCCGCACCCTGAGCACCGGCCGCCTCATGGTCGTCGGCACCTACCGCGCCGACGACATCCACCGCCGCCACCCCCTGCGACCCCTCCTCGCCGAGCTGGACCGGCTGCGCACCGTCACCCGCGTCGAACTCGACCGGTTCAGCCACGACGAGGTCGGCCGCCAGCTCGCCGGCATCCTCGCCGAGGTCCCCGAGGCCGCACTCGTCGACGAGATCTTCGAACGCTCCGACGGCAACGCCTTCTTCGTCGAGGAGCTGGCCGGCTCCCTGGCCTGCTGCGGCGACAGCTCCGGGCTCTCCGAATCGCTCCGCGACCTCCTGCTCGTCCGCGTGGAGGCGCTCCCCGAACACGCCCAGCGGATCGCCAGGATCGTTGCCGAGGGCGGCTCCTTCGTCGAACACGAACTGCTGGCCGCCGTCGCCGGGCTCGGCGAGGACGACCTCGACGCGGCCCTGCGCGCCGCCGTCGGCGCCAACCTGCTGCAACCCGCCCCCGACAACGACGGCTACCGCTTCCGGCACTCCCTGGTCCGGGAGGCCGTCAGCGACGACCTGCTGCCCGGCGAACGCACCCGCGTCAACCGCCGGTACGCCGAGGTCCTGGAGGCGGACCCCTCGCTCGTCCGCGACGACGAACGCGCCACCCGCCTCGCCAGCTACTGGTACGCCGCGCACGACGCCGCCAAGGCCCTGCCCGCCGTGCTGCGGGCCGCCGTCGAGGCCCGCCGCCGCTACGCCTACTCCGAGCAGCTGCGGCTGCTCGAGCGGGCGATGGAGCTCTGGGACGACGTCCCCGGCGAGGTCCTCGCCACCCTGCGCCCCTTCGACTACGCCGAGGTCTACCCGGCCTCCGGCTGCGACCCGGAGAACGCCCCGCTGCGCTACCTCGACGTGATGGCGGAGGCCACCGTCGCCGCCCACTTCGGCGGCGACCGCAAACGCGCCCTGGCGATCTCCAAGAAGGCCATGCGAGTCCTGGCCGCCGAGGCCGACCCGCTGCGCGAGGCCTGGTTCCTCGTGCAGCGCAGCCGCCTGATGCAGGGCCTCGACAAGGGCGACGGCTGGGAGGAGCTGGCCGCCGCCCAGGAGCTGGTGCGCGGGCTGCCGCCGTCGTCGGTGCAGGCCGACGTCCTGACGAACGTGGCCAGTTGGAGGGCGCTCCACCAGCCGGGACCGCAGGCGCTGGAGGACAGCGACCGCGCCGTGGAGTACGCCCGGCTCGTCGGCGACGAGTACATCGAGCTGCACGCCCGTCTCACCCGCGGCTGGCTCGTCGCGGACGCGGGCGGCGTGGAGGAGGGCCTCGCCGAGATGTACGCGGTCCGGGACCGCGCCGAACAGCTCCACCTGATGAACCTCCTCGGCCGGGTCAGCATCAATCTGCCCTCCTCGCTGGAGGCGATGGGCCGCTCGCTGGAGGCCGTCGCCGCCGCCGACCACGGCATCGGGATCTGCCACAGCCACGGCCTGGCCGACTCCGGGGCCTGGGTGCACGCCAACCAGTCCCAGTCCCTGTTCTCCCTCGGGCACTGGGAGCGGAGCGCGACTGCCGCCGCGTCCGCCGCCCGCCTGGCGCTGGGCCCCCGGGCCAAGGGCCTCGCCGCGCTCCGCCGCACCGAACTGGCCGTCGCCCGCGGGGACACGACCGAGGCCGAGGAGCAGCTCGCCCTGGTCCGCAGGCACTTCGGGCACCGCGACCCGCAGCACCAGCACACGATCGACCCCACCCGGCACGGCATGGTGCTGGCCGCCTCCCAGGGCCGGCTCGCCGACGCACGGACCGCGTTCCAGGTGCTGGCCCGGGCCGGCTTCCCGCCCGGCACCCAGCGCTACGCCCTGCCGCTGCTCCAGACCGCCGCCATGATCGAGGCGGACGCCCGCGGGCTGCCCGCCGCCGAACCGGACCGTCCGGAGCTGCTCGCCCTGATCCGCCGGTGCCTGAAGACCCTGCCGATGCTCGTCCCCGTATGGCAGGCCTACGGCGTCTTCATCGAGGCGGAGCTGGCCCGTGCGGAGGGCACGGACACACCCGGCCACTGGGCCCGTGCCGCCGAGGCCTTCGATCCGCTGTGCCGCCCGTACCAACTGGCCCAGATCCACCGCCGCTGGGCGGAGTCCCTGCTCATCGCGCCCGGCTGCCGGTCCACCGCCACGGCCCTGCTGCACCGCGCCCAGGAGGCCGCCCGGCGGCTCGGCGCACGCCCGCTCGCCGAGGCGGTCGACCAGCTGGCCGCCCGCGCCCGCATCGCTCTCGACGACTCCGGTACGGCGCTGGGGCCCGACGCCGGGATTCCCCCGGCCGTCCTGGTCCCCGCATCCGCCGCCGACGGCTCCGGCGGGCCGCCGGCCGAGGAGGAGGACCCCGCCGTCGCCGCTGTGGCGTCCTTCGGGCTGACCCCGCGCGAGCAGGACGTGCACCGGCTGGTCGCGGCCGGTCACACCAACCGGCGGATCGCCGAGGAGCTCTTCATCTCCCCGAAGACGGCGAGCGTCCACGTCTCCAACATCCTGGCCAAGCTGGGCGTCTCCAGCCGCGGCGAGGCCGCCGCCCTCGCCCACCGGCTGAGGCTCTACCCGGCGGCGTAG
- a CDS encoding GNAT family protein, which produces MFAISLGDDRAELRPLEPWQAEEFLAHMDRARSLVDPWIPFASYATDPDSARALLRKYAEKQAADTGRLYGIWREGTLVGGVLFPSFDAEQGACEIGVWLEPAAQGHGLITRAAERLIDWAVYERGIHRVEWHASPGNTRSIAVAERLGMTRDGVLRQSYFYRGERHDSEIWSVLAPEWRARAGR; this is translated from the coding sequence ATGTTCGCCATATCCCTGGGTGACGACCGAGCGGAGCTGCGGCCCCTGGAGCCCTGGCAGGCCGAGGAGTTCCTGGCCCACATGGACCGGGCCCGGTCACTGGTCGACCCGTGGATCCCGTTCGCCTCGTACGCCACCGACCCGGACTCGGCGCGCGCCCTGCTCCGGAAGTACGCGGAGAAGCAGGCCGCGGACACCGGACGGCTGTACGGGATCTGGCGGGAGGGCACCCTCGTCGGCGGCGTCCTCTTCCCGTCCTTCGACGCCGAACAGGGCGCCTGCGAGATCGGCGTCTGGCTGGAGCCCGCCGCGCAGGGCCACGGCCTGATCACCCGGGCCGCCGAGCGGCTGATCGACTGGGCGGTGTACGAACGCGGCATCCACCGCGTGGAGTGGCACGCCTCGCCCGGGAACACCCGGTCGATCGCGGTCGCCGAGCGGCTCGGCATGACCCGGGACGGTGTCCTCCGGCAGAGCTACTTCTACCGGGGCGAGCGGCACGACTCCGAGATCTGGTCCGTCCTCGCCCCGGAATGGCGCGCCCGCGCCGGGCGCTGA
- a CDS encoding efflux RND transporter permease subunit — translation MAAIARWCIRHRLVAVLIWLAALGGTAAAAGIAGSAYSNDYEVPGTESGRATELLSRGFTDLGGDTDTVVWHTSDSTVEAAGVEQTMTRTLHAIEDLPGVGAVTGPYGAAGPGQISQDGRTAYATVTFDRPADEIPAAQAQALVDTAKAAETDGLQVELGGTAVALTEAPSVHFAEGVGVIVAAVVLFLAFGSLAASLLPIATALVSVGTAYAGTVLLGHLMTVADFAPMLGMLIGLGVGIDYALFIVTRHRRGLRQGMSVPEAARNAVATTGRAVVFAGVTVCIALLGMLILRLDFLNGVAIAASLTVVLTVLASVTLLPALLSLIGMRALSRRERRRLAEHGPRPELPTGFAARWSAFVERHPKLLGGIAAVVMLVLALPALGLHLGTSDQGNNPATATTRQAYDLLADGFGPGVNGPLTIAAQLDGADDRLALDSLPEKLRTTEGVASVSPVTYNGGGDTAFLTVVPDSSPQSQETSELVDRIRGDVLPPVQEATSLEAHVGGVTASYDDFAEIIVGKLPLFVGVVIGLGCLLLLLAFRSIGIPVKAAVMNVAAVASSFGVVVAVFQWGWGSELLGLGSAGPIEPFLPVIMVSVLFGLSMDYQVFLVGRMYEEWLETGDNRRSVRVGLAETGRVINSAAVIMISVFLAFVLSGDRVIAMFGIALATAVALDAFVLRTLLVPALMHMLGGANWWLPGWLEKRLPRISIEPPDCVPLHAKIPGARAAEEGVAQTEEEHHVRHIPG, via the coding sequence TTGGCTGCCATCGCCCGCTGGTGCATCAGGCACCGCCTCGTCGCCGTCCTCATCTGGCTCGCCGCCCTCGGCGGCACCGCCGCCGCCGCGGGGATCGCCGGGTCGGCGTACTCCAACGACTACGAGGTCCCCGGCACCGAGTCCGGCCGGGCCACCGAACTCCTCTCGCGCGGCTTCACCGACCTCGGCGGCGACACCGACACCGTCGTCTGGCACACCTCGGACTCCACGGTCGAGGCGGCCGGCGTCGAGCAGACCATGACCCGCACGCTCCACGCGATCGAGGATCTGCCCGGCGTCGGCGCGGTCACCGGCCCCTACGGTGCGGCGGGCCCCGGCCAGATCAGCCAGGACGGCCGCACCGCGTACGCCACGGTCACCTTCGACCGCCCCGCCGACGAGATCCCCGCCGCCCAGGCACAGGCCCTCGTCGACACCGCGAAGGCCGCCGAGACCGACGGGCTCCAGGTCGAGCTGGGCGGCACCGCCGTCGCCCTCACCGAAGCGCCCTCCGTCCACTTCGCCGAGGGCGTCGGCGTGATCGTCGCGGCCGTCGTGCTCTTCCTCGCCTTCGGTTCCCTCGCCGCCAGCCTGCTCCCCATCGCCACCGCCCTGGTCTCCGTGGGCACCGCCTACGCGGGCACGGTGCTGCTCGGCCACCTGATGACCGTGGCCGACTTCGCCCCCATGCTCGGCATGCTCATCGGGCTCGGCGTGGGCATCGACTACGCCCTGTTCATCGTCACCCGGCACCGCAGAGGACTCCGGCAGGGCATGTCCGTGCCCGAAGCGGCCCGCAACGCCGTCGCGACCACCGGCCGCGCCGTCGTCTTCGCCGGGGTCACCGTCTGCATCGCCCTGCTCGGCATGCTGATCCTGCGGCTCGACTTCCTCAACGGCGTCGCCATCGCCGCCTCGCTCACGGTCGTCCTCACCGTGCTGGCCTCGGTCACCCTGCTGCCCGCCCTGCTCTCCCTCATCGGGATGCGGGCGCTCAGCCGCCGCGAACGACGCCGGCTCGCCGAGCACGGGCCGCGCCCCGAACTGCCCACCGGCTTCGCCGCCCGCTGGTCCGCCTTCGTCGAACGCCACCCCAAGCTGCTCGGCGGGATCGCGGCCGTCGTCATGCTGGTGCTCGCCCTGCCCGCCCTCGGCCTCCACCTCGGCACGTCGGACCAGGGCAACAACCCGGCCACCGCCACCACCCGGCAGGCCTACGACCTCCTCGCCGACGGCTTCGGGCCCGGTGTCAACGGCCCCCTCACCATCGCCGCCCAGCTCGACGGCGCGGACGACCGGCTCGCCCTGGACTCGCTGCCCGAGAAGCTCCGCACCACCGAGGGCGTCGCGTCCGTCAGCCCCGTCACCTACAACGGCGGCGGCGACACCGCCTTCCTCACCGTCGTCCCCGACTCCTCGCCGCAGTCGCAGGAGACCAGCGAGCTCGTCGACCGGATCCGGGGCGACGTGCTGCCGCCGGTCCAGGAGGCCACCTCGCTGGAGGCCCATGTCGGCGGGGTGACGGCGAGCTACGACGACTTCGCCGAGATCATCGTCGGGAAGCTGCCCCTGTTCGTCGGGGTCGTCATCGGGCTCGGCTGCCTGCTGCTGCTCCTGGCCTTCCGGTCCATCGGCATTCCGGTGAAGGCCGCCGTGATGAACGTGGCCGCCGTCGCCTCCTCGTTCGGCGTCGTCGTGGCCGTCTTCCAGTGGGGCTGGGGCAGCGAGCTGCTCGGCCTCGGCAGCGCCGGGCCCATCGAACCCTTCCTCCCCGTGATCATGGTCTCGGTCCTCTTCGGGCTCTCCATGGACTACCAGGTCTTCCTGGTCGGCCGGATGTACGAGGAGTGGCTGGAGACGGGCGACAACCGGCGCTCCGTACGGGTCGGCCTCGCCGAGACCGGCCGCGTCATCAACTCCGCCGCCGTGATCATGATCTCCGTCTTCCTCGCCTTCGTGCTCAGCGGGGACCGGGTCATCGCCATGTTCGGCATCGCCCTCGCCACCGCCGTCGCCCTGGACGCCTTCGTCCTGCGCACCCTGCTGGTGCCCGCCCTGATGCACATGCTCGGCGGGGCGAACTGGTGGCTGCCGGGCTGGCTGGAGAAGCGGCTGCCCCGGATCTCCATCGAGCCGCCCGACTGCGTACCGCTCCATGCGAAGATCCCCGGGGCGCGCGCCGCCGAGGAGGGCGTGGCGCAGACGGAGGAGGAGCACCATGTTCGCCATATCCCTGGGTGA
- a CDS encoding phosphocholine-specific phospholipase C — protein sequence MTTDMSRRRLFALGGGALGAAAAGSFLPPSLQAAIAAQPAHAGSGGLRSIKHVVILMQENRSFDHYFGTLRGVRGFGDRNAIELPTGGTVFEQPGAAGSTVLPFPVRGAAEEQKKDLQYIGALDHSWSGGAKAWGGGWMNGWISAKTAATMAYYDRRDIPLHYELADTFTVCDAYHSSIHTSTSPNRNHLWSGKTGFEANGKRAVGNDAYNEGSHPGYDWSTYAERLERAGRSWRTYTEWENFTDNQIEFYATFKAIARKALARTGGHTYMEAFYARVRGASEAERTRLLGLLEEGVATLTPHERSLFERGLRRVETGTLAEEFAKDVAAGTLPEVSYLVPSAIDSEHPSVSSPVHSATIVYKVLDALGRHPDVWRHTAVLINYDENDGFFDHVPPPVAPPEVTEEHWEGRPTGLGIRVPLLVVSPWTVGGYVCSEVFDHTSVIRFLERWTGVEEPNIGDWRRRVTGDLTSAFDFTRARRQPAVRTPGAIPPFEGRWQPRPPAVQHLPEQESGVRPARPLPYRPDAQARWADGGLRVELDNRGRSSAHFALYPYAGEFPAPQHRDVRRRGHWTVPVAGEAYRFTVTGPNGFRREFAGPADGGAEVASRIDHRDRDIHLTLRNTGRRPLTFLVRPLGYVDEDDVADWTRRVTVKPGRSRSLVHSAADAHGWYDLDVTVDGEDGFRRRLMGHIENGRASVSG from the coding sequence TTGACCACGGACATGTCACGGCGACGGCTCTTCGCGCTGGGCGGCGGCGCACTCGGCGCCGCTGCGGCCGGATCGTTCCTGCCGCCGTCGCTCCAGGCCGCCATCGCCGCGCAGCCCGCCCACGCGGGGTCCGGCGGGCTGAGGTCGATCAAGCATGTGGTGATCCTGATGCAGGAGAACCGTTCCTTCGACCACTACTTCGGCACCCTGCGCGGCGTGCGCGGCTTCGGCGACCGCAACGCCATCGAGCTGCCCACCGGCGGGACCGTGTTCGAGCAGCCCGGGGCGGCCGGCTCCACCGTGCTGCCCTTCCCGGTGCGCGGCGCGGCCGAGGAGCAGAAGAAGGACCTCCAGTACATCGGCGCCCTCGACCACTCGTGGAGCGGCGGAGCCAAGGCCTGGGGCGGCGGCTGGATGAACGGCTGGATCAGCGCGAAGACCGCGGCCACGATGGCGTACTACGACCGCCGCGACATCCCGCTCCACTACGAGCTGGCCGACACCTTCACCGTCTGCGACGCCTACCACTCCTCCATCCACACCTCCACCAGCCCCAACCGCAACCACCTCTGGAGCGGGAAGACCGGCTTCGAGGCGAACGGCAAGCGGGCCGTCGGCAACGACGCGTACAACGAGGGCAGCCACCCCGGCTACGACTGGTCCACCTACGCCGAGCGCCTGGAGCGGGCCGGGCGCAGCTGGCGGACGTACACCGAGTGGGAGAACTTCACCGACAACCAGATCGAGTTCTACGCCACCTTCAAGGCGATCGCCCGCAAGGCGCTGGCCAGGACCGGCGGCCACACGTACATGGAAGCCTTCTACGCCCGCGTCCGAGGCGCGTCCGAGGCCGAGCGCACCCGGCTGCTCGGACTGCTGGAGGAGGGCGTCGCCACGCTCACGCCCCACGAGCGCAGCCTGTTCGAGCGCGGGCTGCGCCGGGTGGAGACCGGGACCCTGGCGGAGGAGTTCGCCAAGGACGTGGCGGCCGGGACGCTGCCGGAGGTCTCCTACCTGGTCCCCTCGGCGATCGACTCCGAGCACCCGAGCGTCTCCTCACCGGTGCACAGCGCCACGATCGTCTACAAGGTCCTCGACGCGCTCGGCCGGCACCCCGACGTCTGGCGGCACACCGCCGTGCTGATCAACTACGACGAGAACGACGGCTTCTTCGACCACGTCCCGCCGCCCGTCGCACCCCCGGAGGTGACCGAGGAGCACTGGGAGGGCCGCCCGACCGGCCTCGGCATCCGGGTGCCGCTGCTGGTCGTCTCGCCGTGGACCGTGGGCGGATACGTCTGCTCCGAGGTCTTCGACCACACGTCCGTCATCCGCTTCCTGGAGCGCTGGACCGGGGTGGAGGAGCCCAACATCGGCGACTGGCGGCGCCGCGTCACCGGCGACCTCACCTCCGCCTTCGACTTCACCCGGGCCCGCCGGCAGCCCGCCGTCCGGACGCCCGGGGCGATCCCGCCGTTCGAGGGCCGCTGGCAGCCCAGGCCGCCCGCCGTCCAGCACCTCCCCGAGCAGGAGTCCGGCGTACGCCCGGCGCGCCCGCTGCCCTACCGGCCGGACGCCCAGGCGCGGTGGGCCGACGGCGGACTGCGGGTGGAGCTGGACAACCGCGGCCGGTCCTCGGCGCACTTCGCGCTCTACCCGTACGCGGGCGAGTTCCCGGCCCCGCAGCACCGGGACGTCCGGCGCCGCGGGCACTGGACGGTCCCGGTGGCCGGGGAGGCGTACCGCTTCACGGTCACCGGGCCGAACGGCTTCCGGCGCGAGTTCGCCGGACCGGCCGACGGGGGAGCGGAGGTCGCCAGCCGCATCGACCACCGCGACCGCGACATCCACCTCACCCTGCGCAACACCGGCCGCCGCCCCCTGACCTTCCTGGTGCGGCCGCTCGGCTACGTCGACGAGGACGACGTGGCGGACTGGACCCGCCGCGTCACGGTCAAGCCGGGCCGCAGCCGGTCGCTGGTGCACTCGGCGGCCGACGCCCACGGCTGGTACGACCTCGACGTCACCGTGGACGGGGAGGACGGCTTCCGGCGGCGGCTCATGGGGCACATCGAGAACGGCCGGGCGAGCGTCTCGGGCTGA